In Verrucomicrobiia bacterium, one DNA window encodes the following:
- a CDS encoding HAD family phosphatase, whose amino-acid sequence MQPFRAVIFDMDGVIVDSEPHHERAFREVLAELGYPDLGGLRFADYVGRSDRELWVDFIARHQPPQPLDELLSRKRERVIEVLRTVQPIFAGLPELVEKLARRHPLAVASGSEPAVIQTVLDLRGLRQFFAAVVSAAEVKHGKPAPDIFLRTAELLGVAPHECVVIEDSRPGVAAGLAAGMQVIAITNTHGAEDLLDATCVVRSYAEIEALLQP is encoded by the coding sequence ATGCAGCCTTTTCGCGCGGTGATTTTTGACATGGATGGCGTCATCGTGGACAGCGAACCGCACCACGAACGCGCCTTCCGCGAGGTGCTGGCAGAACTCGGCTACCCGGACCTCGGCGGGCTGCGGTTTGCCGATTATGTCGGGCGCTCGGATCGCGAACTGTGGGTGGACTTCATCGCGCGCCATCAACCGCCCCAACCGCTGGATGAACTGCTTTCCCGCAAACGCGAGCGGGTGATTGAAGTGCTGCGCACCGTCCAGCCCATCTTTGCCGGGCTGCCGGAACTGGTGGAAAAGCTGGCCCGCCGCCATCCGCTGGCCGTGGCGTCCGGGTCCGAGCCGGCGGTCATCCAAACGGTTCTCGACCTGCGCGGGCTGCGCCAGTTCTTCGCCGCGGTGGTGAGCGCAGCGGAGGTGAAACACGGCAAGCCAGCCCCGGACATATTCCTCCGCACGGCGGAACTGCTCGGCGTCGCCCCGCACGAATGCGTGGTGATTGAAGACTCCAGGCCCGGCGTGGCGGCTGGTTTGGCGGCGGGCATGCAGGTCATCGCCATTACCAACACCCACGGCGCCGAGGACTTGCTGGACGCCACGTGCGTCGTCCGCTCCTACGCGGAAATCGAAGCTCTTTTGCAGCCCTGA
- the sufT gene encoding putative Fe-S cluster assembly protein SufT: protein MSANEPVTLTRDVEASIVPAGTKVTLLKGEQAYVTQSLGGSYTVIVNGNMFRIDGQSADALGFEVAAKAAASAGGPLTQEQVEKQVWELLKTCFDPEIPVNIVDLGLIYDCAVEPMGSNEYKVSVKMTLTAPGCGMGPVLQQDVQNKLLGIDPVQDVQVELVWDPPWNQGMLTEAAKLQLGLM, encoded by the coding sequence ATGAGTGCAAACGAACCAGTCACACTGACCCGCGATGTCGAGGCGTCCATCGTGCCGGCGGGCACGAAGGTCACGCTGCTCAAGGGCGAACAGGCCTACGTCACCCAGTCGCTCGGCGGCAGCTACACCGTCATTGTCAACGGCAACATGTTCCGCATTGACGGCCAAAGCGCCGACGCACTTGGGTTCGAGGTGGCGGCCAAAGCCGCCGCGTCGGCGGGCGGTCCGCTGACGCAGGAGCAGGTGGAGAAGCAGGTTTGGGAACTGCTCAAGACCTGTTTTGACCCGGAAATCCCGGTGAACATTGTGGACTTGGGATTGATTTACGACTGTGCCGTCGAGCCCATGGGCAGCAACGAATACAAGGTCAGCGTCAAGATGACGTTGACTGCGCCGGGTTGCGGGATGGGGCCGGTGCTGCAGCAGGACGTGCAGAACAAGCTGCTGGGCATTGATCCGGTGCAGGACGTGCAGGTGGAACTCGTCTGGGATCCGCCGTGGAATCAGGGCATGCTCACCGAGGCGGCGAAGTTGCAGTTGGGCCTGATGTGA
- a CDS encoding SUF system NifU family Fe-S cluster assembly protein — translation MFDDIADLYQQVILDHCKNPRNFRELPQCTCSAQGQNPLCGDQLKLFLNLEGDTIKEATFVGSGCCISKASASLLTEAVKGKTRVEATQMFELVRELVTKGRAEGEVGKLAVFAGVHKFPARVKCAILSWHALVAALKGKGQPVSTEDEHN, via the coding sequence ATGTTCGACGACATCGCCGATCTTTATCAGCAGGTGATTCTGGACCACTGCAAGAATCCGCGGAATTTCCGCGAGCTGCCGCAGTGCACCTGCTCGGCGCAGGGCCAGAATCCGCTGTGCGGCGACCAGTTGAAGCTGTTCCTCAACCTCGAGGGCGACACCATCAAGGAAGCCACGTTCGTCGGCTCGGGCTGCTGCATTTCCAAGGCCTCGGCCTCGCTGCTGACCGAGGCGGTGAAGGGCAAGACGCGCGTCGAGGCCACCCAGATGTTTGAATTGGTGCGCGAACTGGTCACGAAAGGCCGGGCGGAAGGTGAAGTTGGCAAGCTTGCGGTGTTCGCGGGTGTGCACAAGTTTCCCGCGCGCGTGAAATGCGCTATCCTGTCCTGGCACGCGTTGGTGGCCGCGCTTAAAGGCAAAGGCCAGCCGGTCTCAACCGAAGACGAACACAACTGA
- the trpE gene encoding anthranilate synthase component I: MFTPKLEEFVSLAQQGNLVPVVCRILADFETPLSAYRKLRGQGESFLLESIEGGDTLGRYSFVGCNPRAIIRQTGDQVEVIEEGRVTETYRVTPQPGAETDVRDGLVVVERVMQRFKPVTLPGLPRFTGGAVGFLGYEFIHDIEPVVPRPPRDELGTPVLYFLIADEVLVFDRVAQTITVMVNASTAGRDPQEAYEDACDELGRLLSLLEQPTEQHPLPVPTDVPYMPFESNVPKEKFLENVVAAKRYITSGDIIQVVGSQRFSTPVTATPLDVYRAARTINPSPYMFLLELEGFSLVGASPEIHVRAEAGHASIRPIAGTRPRGKTPDLDNENARELLADPKERAEHVMLVDLARNDLGRVCEYGSVQVKDLMIIERYSHVMHIVSHVEGQLAAGRTPYDLMRATFPAGTLSGAPKIRAMQIISELEGTARGPYGGCVGYFSFSGTLDCCITIRTALIKDGNAYVQAGGGWVNDSVPENEFQETVNKSKAMLKAVAMAESFGR; the protein is encoded by the coding sequence ATGTTTACACCAAAGCTGGAAGAGTTCGTGAGTCTGGCACAGCAGGGCAACCTGGTCCCCGTTGTGTGCCGGATTCTGGCTGATTTTGAAACCCCGCTCTCGGCCTACCGCAAGCTCCGCGGCCAGGGCGAATCGTTCCTGCTCGAATCCATCGAGGGCGGCGACACCCTGGGACGTTACTCGTTCGTCGGGTGCAATCCGCGCGCCATCATCCGCCAGACCGGCGACCAGGTGGAAGTCATCGAAGAAGGCCGCGTGACGGAAACGTATCGCGTCACGCCGCAACCCGGCGCCGAAACAGACGTGCGCGATGGCCTCGTCGTGGTGGAACGGGTCATGCAACGCTTCAAACCCGTCACGCTGCCGGGGCTGCCGCGCTTCACGGGCGGCGCCGTCGGGTTTCTGGGCTACGAATTCATCCACGACATCGAACCCGTCGTGCCGCGTCCGCCGCGCGATGAACTGGGCACCCCGGTCCTCTATTTCCTCATTGCCGATGAAGTGCTGGTGTTCGACCGCGTGGCGCAGACCATCACCGTGATGGTCAACGCCTCCACCGCCGGCCGCGATCCGCAGGAAGCGTATGAAGACGCCTGCGACGAGCTGGGCCGGCTGTTGTCGCTGCTGGAGCAGCCGACCGAACAGCATCCCCTGCCCGTCCCGACGGACGTGCCCTACATGCCGTTTGAATCAAACGTGCCCAAGGAAAAATTTCTCGAAAACGTGGTGGCCGCGAAACGTTACATCACGTCGGGCGACATCATTCAGGTGGTCGGCTCGCAACGCTTTTCCACGCCCGTGACGGCTACTCCGCTGGACGTTTACCGCGCCGCACGCACCATCAATCCGTCGCCCTACATGTTCCTGTTGGAGCTCGAAGGCTTCTCGCTGGTTGGCGCTTCGCCGGAAATCCACGTGCGCGCCGAAGCCGGCCACGCCTCCATCCGGCCGATTGCCGGCACGCGCCCGCGCGGCAAGACGCCGGACCTGGACAACGAAAACGCCCGGGAACTGCTGGCCGATCCCAAGGAACGCGCCGAACACGTCATGTTGGTGGACCTGGCCCGCAACGACCTCGGCCGCGTGTGCGAATACGGCTCGGTGCAGGTCAAGGATCTGATGATCATCGAGCGTTACAGCCACGTGATGCACATCGTATCCCACGTGGAAGGCCAGCTGGCGGCGGGCCGCACGCCCTACGATTTGATGCGGGCCACGTTCCCGGCCGGCACGCTCAGCGGCGCGCCGAAGATTCGCGCCATGCAGATCATTTCCGAACTCGAAGGCACGGCGCGCGGGCCCTATGGCGGCTGCGTCGGCTATTTCAGTTTCAGCGGCACGCTCGACTGCTGCATCACCATCCGCACCGCGCTCATCAAGGACGGCAACGCCTACGTGCAGGCCGGCGGCGGCTGGGTGAACGATTCCGTGCCGGAGAATGAATTCCAGGAAACGGTGAACAAATCCAAGGCCATGCTCAAGGCCGTGGCGATGGCAGAAAGCTTCGGCCGGTAA
- a CDS encoding site-2 protease family protein translates to MNDFYAIDSARVSHREYWWGTKSPLVIVGWIAKWLRLRIPSSTDDPNCTSTLPGQVEALPAEVMTRFQPLANELAALGFYDVAYHCFHDPGTQTTIYWATFLHESGVHFARLHQRLWGQAQRSDRGLFPMFFTEFTDGTFLVSSAGKPDLATPATVRMNRMPGSPCATLWAAHQQLVEAESAKKMPARIATPEEALAATERHHVLLRDFNLTRGVFRPRTTVEQTQAENYGAAMAQAQASGFQHPEVLAELERLQANKASWGNAIWILLLSIVAFVALGAARWNWKFTLWLIPVLLFHEAGHWLAMRIFRYRNLRMFFIPLFGAAVTGRHWNVPGWKKAIVSLAGPVPGILVGAVLAVVALIVQKPWLSEGTFILLILNGFNLLPVLPLDGGHVLHATLFCRNRWLDIGFRCAAILGLFLLGLAGLGRFLIYIAVALGLGLPLAFKQSKVVDQMRKTALPPPQLDSDRIPPETAQAIITSLKAEQPKGMSNKMLAQQTLAVYETLNAKPPGALATLGLLAVHGGAFFLAVVFCFLLVNGREPTRTWSYNSATRKPVNAVSHCIPTIASPSNTISTTPISSTALTT, encoded by the coding sequence ATGAACGACTTCTACGCGATCGATTCCGCGCGGGTAAGCCATCGGGAATACTGGTGGGGCACCAAATCACCGCTGGTCATTGTAGGTTGGATCGCCAAGTGGCTGCGCCTGCGGATTCCGAGTTCAACCGACGATCCCAACTGCACGTCCACCCTGCCCGGTCAGGTCGAGGCGCTGCCCGCCGAGGTGATGACCCGGTTTCAACCGCTGGCCAACGAACTGGCGGCGCTTGGCTTTTACGACGTGGCGTATCACTGCTTCCACGACCCGGGCACCCAGACCACGATTTACTGGGCAACGTTTCTGCACGAGTCGGGCGTCCATTTTGCGCGGCTGCACCAGCGCCTCTGGGGGCAGGCCCAACGTTCCGACCGCGGCCTGTTCCCGATGTTTTTCACGGAGTTCACGGACGGCACCTTTCTGGTCTCATCTGCCGGCAAGCCGGACCTGGCCACGCCGGCAACGGTCCGCATGAACCGGATGCCCGGCTCGCCTTGCGCCACCCTCTGGGCAGCGCACCAACAGCTCGTGGAAGCGGAGAGCGCCAAAAAAATGCCCGCCCGCATCGCCACGCCCGAGGAGGCGCTGGCCGCGACGGAACGTCACCACGTATTGCTGCGCGATTTCAATCTCACCCGGGGCGTGTTTCGGCCCCGCACAACGGTCGAACAAACCCAGGCGGAAAACTACGGAGCGGCCATGGCCCAGGCCCAGGCCAGCGGCTTTCAACATCCGGAAGTGCTCGCTGAACTGGAGCGGCTCCAGGCGAACAAGGCCAGCTGGGGCAACGCGATCTGGATTCTGCTGCTGTCCATCGTCGCGTTCGTTGCGCTGGGCGCCGCGCGCTGGAACTGGAAATTCACGCTCTGGCTCATTCCCGTGCTGCTTTTTCACGAAGCGGGCCACTGGCTCGCCATGCGGATTTTTCGCTATCGCAATCTGCGGATGTTTTTCATTCCGCTCTTCGGCGCGGCCGTGACCGGCCGGCATTGGAACGTGCCCGGCTGGAAAAAGGCCATCGTTTCGCTGGCCGGACCGGTGCCGGGCATCCTCGTGGGCGCGGTGCTCGCCGTGGTCGCGCTCATCGTGCAAAAGCCGTGGCTGAGCGAGGGCACGTTCATTCTGCTCATTTTGAATGGATTCAACCTGCTGCCCGTGCTCCCGTTGGATGGCGGACATGTGCTGCACGCCACGCTCTTCTGCCGGAATCGCTGGCTCGACATCGGCTTTCGCTGCGCGGCCATTCTCGGGTTGTTTCTGCTGGGGCTGGCCGGGCTGGGACGATTTCTGATTTACATTGCCGTGGCGCTGGGACTGGGCCTGCCGCTCGCATTCAAGCAAAGCAAGGTGGTGGATCAGATGCGCAAAACCGCCCTGCCGCCACCGCAACTGGACTCCGACCGAATCCCGCCCGAAACGGCCCAGGCCATCATCACCTCGCTGAAGGCGGAGCAGCCCAAGGGCATGTCCAACAAGATGCTGGCCCAGCAGACGCTCGCGGTTTACGAAACCTTGAACGCCAAACCGCCCGGCGCGCTGGCCACGCTGGGCCTGCTCGCCGTTCATGGCGGCGCGTTCTTCCTCGCGGTCGTGTTCTGCTTTCTGCTGGTGAACGGTCGGGAACCAACTCGAACTTGGTCCTACAATTCCGCCACGCGGAAGCCAGTTAATGCAGTATCACACTGCATTCCCACCATTGCGTCTCCGTCAAATACGATTTCCACGACGCCTATTTCTTCGACGGCTTTGACGACCTGA
- a CDS encoding Mrp/NBP35 family ATP-binding protein yields the protein MQTPDSIREALKAVKYPGYSRDIVSFGLVKDVAVNHGAVSVAIVLTTPQPETARQIKAECEQVLGTLPGVDKVFVEVKQSGAAPTNPAHAQSPWASQNRVPGLKRVIAVASGKGGVGKSTVSVNLACALQHLGARVGLLDCDIYGPSIPLMMGARERPTVSDDNKLIPPAAHGVKLMSMGFLLEDDQPVIWRGPMIQKTIQQFIHSVDWGELDYLLVDLPPGTGDAQLSLCQTVPLDGGVVVTTPQEASLGVVRKGIAMFEKVNVPILGIVENMSYFVTPAGDRVEIFGHGGGKAEAARQGIRFLGEVPLFTEIRIGGDRGEPVAATAPESAPGKAFIQVATAVKEATA from the coding sequence ATGCAAACGCCCGATTCCATCCGCGAAGCGCTGAAGGCCGTGAAGTATCCCGGTTACAGCCGCGACATTGTTTCGTTTGGCCTCGTCAAGGACGTCGCCGTCAACCACGGCGCCGTCAGCGTGGCGATTGTGTTGACCACGCCGCAACCCGAGACGGCCCGGCAAATCAAGGCGGAGTGCGAACAGGTGCTGGGCACGCTGCCGGGCGTGGACAAGGTTTTCGTGGAAGTCAAACAAAGCGGCGCCGCACCCACCAACCCGGCGCACGCGCAAAGTCCATGGGCCAGTCAGAATCGCGTGCCCGGCCTCAAACGCGTCATCGCCGTGGCCAGCGGCAAGGGCGGCGTGGGCAAGTCCACGGTCAGCGTGAACCTCGCCTGCGCGCTCCAACATCTCGGCGCCCGGGTGGGGTTGCTGGATTGCGACATTTATGGCCCCAGCATTCCGCTGATGATGGGCGCCCGGGAACGGCCGACCGTCAGTGACGACAACAAGTTGATCCCGCCCGCCGCCCATGGCGTGAAGTTGATGAGCATGGGCTTCCTGCTGGAGGACGATCAACCGGTGATCTGGCGCGGACCGATGATTCAAAAAACCATCCAGCAGTTCATTCATTCGGTCGATTGGGGCGAGCTCGACTATTTGCTGGTGGATCTCCCGCCCGGCACCGGCGACGCCCAGCTTTCACTTTGCCAGACGGTGCCACTGGACGGCGGTGTGGTGGTCACGACACCACAGGAGGCCTCGCTGGGTGTGGTGCGCAAAGGCATCGCCATGTTTGAAAAGGTCAACGTTCCCATCCTCGGCATCGTGGAGAACATGAGCTACTTCGTGACGCCCGCCGGTGACCGCGTGGAAATCTTCGGGCACGGCGGCGGCAAAGCCGAAGCGGCGCGTCAAGGCATTCGCTTTCTCGGCGAAGTGCCGCTCTTCACGGAAATCCGCATCGGCGGCGACCGCGGCGAACCCGTGGCCGCCACGGCACCAGAAAGCGCTCCCGGCAAGGCGTTTATACAAGTCGCCACGGCGGTCAAGGAGGCCACGGCGTAG
- a CDS encoding antitoxin AF2212-like protein, which yields MSTTVDAIYENGKLLLPEPLSLPEHARVRVTIESRDGEREAWLKLSEESLTKVWANDADDVFNELLQK from the coding sequence ATGTCAACGACCGTGGATGCCATCTACGAAAACGGGAAACTTCTCCTCCCGGAGCCGTTGTCATTGCCCGAGCACGCGCGGGTGCGCGTCACCATCGAGAGCCGGGATGGCGAGCGGGAAGCCTGGCTAAAGCTTTCCGAGGAGTCGCTGACCAAGGTGTGGGCCAACGACGCGGATGACGTCTTCAATGAACTGCTACAGAAATGA
- the sufD gene encoding Fe-S cluster assembly protein SufD, which translates to MANQEVQNTAALLQQLAPSQTAAQPAWLAPIRKAGAAHFAAQGFPTTAQEDWRFTNVAPLTKLALKPAGPGSAPDAEVVKRCTFGALAAHRLVFVNGRFAPDLSQVGTLPAGVVVKNLAAALTENSALIEPHLARQANGEGNGFTALNSAAFTDGGFVHVPAGKVLEQPVHLLYLSTANEAGATAQARNLLIVEANAQATVLESYASTADAAYFNNVVTEVVAGDHAVLEHCKYQDESLAAFHVAALHAKLGRTSQFVSHSFALGARLSRNNIRTNLAGEGLEAVLNGLYLTKGDQLADHHMVVEHAQPNCASHEYFNGILDGKSKGVFHGRIYVHPVAQKTDAKQTNKNLLLSEDATADTKPQLEIYADDVKCTHGATIGQLNDESIFYLRSRGLGPDTARRMLIHAFAGEIIERVRHEAVRQELDQLVWERLEANPLVAGK; encoded by the coding sequence ATGGCAAATCAGGAAGTTCAGAACACCGCCGCCTTGTTGCAGCAACTGGCCCCCAGCCAAACCGCCGCCCAGCCCGCGTGGCTTGCGCCCATCCGGAAAGCGGGTGCCGCGCATTTTGCGGCGCAGGGGTTCCCCACCACCGCGCAGGAAGACTGGCGTTTCACCAACGTGGCGCCCCTCACCAAACTGGCGCTCAAACCCGCCGGCCCGGGCTCGGCTCCCGATGCCGAGGTGGTGAAGCGGTGCACGTTCGGCGCCCTGGCCGCCCACCGGCTGGTGTTTGTGAACGGCCGCTTCGCGCCCGATTTGTCCCAGGTCGGCACATTGCCCGCCGGCGTCGTGGTCAAGAACCTGGCTGCCGCCTTGACCGAAAACAGCGCCCTGATCGAACCGCACCTCGCCCGGCAGGCCAATGGCGAAGGCAACGGCTTCACGGCCCTCAACAGCGCCGCTTTCACGGACGGGGGATTCGTTCACGTTCCCGCCGGCAAGGTGCTCGAGCAGCCGGTCCATCTGCTTTACCTCTCGACCGCGAACGAGGCCGGGGCGACCGCCCAGGCCCGCAACTTGTTGATCGTGGAAGCCAACGCCCAGGCCACCGTGCTGGAAAGTTACGCGAGCACGGCCGACGCCGCGTATTTCAACAACGTGGTGACCGAGGTTGTCGCGGGCGACCATGCGGTGCTGGAGCATTGCAAGTATCAAGACGAAAGCCTGGCTGCCTTCCACGTGGCGGCGCTGCACGCGAAGCTGGGGCGGACGAGCCAGTTCGTCAGCCACTCGTTTGCGCTCGGGGCGCGGTTGTCCCGGAACAACATTCGCACGAACCTGGCGGGCGAAGGCCTGGAGGCAGTGCTCAATGGACTTTACCTGACCAAGGGCGACCAGCTGGCGGACCATCACATGGTGGTTGAGCACGCGCAGCCGAACTGCGCCAGCCACGAGTATTTCAACGGCATTCTCGATGGCAAATCCAAGGGCGTTTTTCACGGGCGCATCTACGTGCATCCCGTGGCGCAGAAAACGGACGCAAAGCAGACGAACAAGAACCTGCTGCTGAGCGAGGACGCGACGGCGGACACGAAGCCGCAACTGGAGATCTATGCCGACGATGTGAAGTGCACGCACGGCGCGACGATTGGCCAGCTCAACGACGAATCCATTTTCTACCTCCGCTCCCGCGGCCTCGGCCCGGACACCGCGCGGCGCATGCTGATTCACGCCTTCGCCGGTGAAATCATCGAACGCGTGCGCCACGAAGCGGTCCGGCAGGAGCTGGACCAGCTCGTCTGGGAGCGGCTGGAGGCGAATCCGCTGGTGGCAGGGAAGTAA
- a CDS encoding type II toxin-antitoxin system PemK/MazF family toxin yields the protein MNCYRNDVVLLPIPFTDLTSRKVRPVVVVGRNGADLFLVPISSVLANTDLPLRDWGAAGLNVPSGIKSQLATVEEHLVLKVVGTISIADQQALNERLRKWLHL from the coding sequence ATGAACTGCTACAGAAATGACGTCGTCCTGCTTCCAATTCCTTTCACGGATTTGACCAGCCGCAAAGTTCGTCCGGTAGTCGTCGTCGGGCGCAACGGGGCGGATCTGTTCCTGGTTCCGATCTCTTCCGTCCTCGCCAACACCGATTTGCCGCTCCGAGATTGGGGTGCGGCCGGACTAAATGTTCCGTCCGGCATCAAGTCGCAGCTGGCCACCGTGGAGGAGCATCTCGTCCTCAAAGTGGTGGGAACCATCTCCATCGCCGACCAACAGGCGTTGAATGAGCGGCTGCGAAAGTGGTTACACCTGTAA
- the sixA gene encoding phosphohistidine phosphatase SixA, producing MQLLLLRHGIAVEPGTPGYARDSERPLTPEGRRKTRQIARALAQLKLRPEVILTSPYVRAHQTAEIIAVTLRRKKQLHLCAPLAGGGDPKQLIAAINRQHGDAESVMLVGHEPDLSQLASWLITGAADGAALELKKGGLCLLEAETLRAGRCARLRWLLPPRILLR from the coding sequence ATGCAACTGCTGCTGCTCCGTCACGGCATCGCCGTCGAACCCGGCACCCCCGGCTATGCACGCGACAGCGAACGGCCCCTGACGCCGGAAGGCCGCCGCAAGACCCGGCAGATCGCCCGGGCTCTCGCCCAACTGAAACTGCGGCCCGAGGTCATCCTCACCAGTCCTTATGTGCGCGCGCATCAAACGGCGGAAATCATCGCCGTCACACTGCGCCGGAAAAAGCAACTGCACCTCTGCGCCCCGCTGGCCGGCGGCGGCGACCCGAAACAATTGATTGCCGCCATCAACCGACAGCACGGGGACGCCGAATCCGTCATGCTGGTTGGCCACGAACCGGACCTGAGCCAGCTGGCCTCCTGGCTGATCACCGGCGCGGCCGACGGTGCGGCGTTGGAATTGAAGAAAGGCGGCCTGTGCCTGCTCGAGGCGGAAACCCTGCGCGCCGGACGTTGCGCCCGGCTGCGCTGGCTTTTGCCGCCCAGGATCCTGCTGCGTTGA
- a CDS encoding tetratricopeptide repeat protein encodes MADITFNCPYCEQKIEAPEELAGIKAECPECKCELHIPNKPAPPPPPVTPVIQPATGSTSRQSSAPPHFVAAKCPSCGGDLQVPDNREQVKCMYCGGAVIIRQAIQLVSSAVNLDNLMELARAALDANNPKEAYDYFTKVLEHDPKNPSAWAGKGEAAGWMSTLGNFRLTEMLAGLNNAISYADDESQSLMCERCSNTVNTVAMACFSLARNHVLEFAGVEGAWVEYLDRCETIVAALEAGLSFDPSSRTAIENIILICVRNAEGLSFKNYDNLPSSLFVSEQYESVLRARIDKYSATMKLLNPGFTKPVIQKVSSSAGWDFLRALSG; translated from the coding sequence ATGGCTGACATCACTTTCAACTGCCCATACTGCGAACAGAAAATCGAGGCGCCAGAAGAACTCGCAGGTATCAAGGCGGAGTGCCCCGAGTGTAAGTGCGAACTCCATATTCCCAACAAGCCTGCGCCACCTCCCCCACCGGTAACACCAGTTATTCAGCCAGCGACCGGGAGCACTTCACGTCAATCTTCAGCTCCTCCTCATTTTGTTGCCGCCAAATGCCCAAGTTGCGGCGGAGATTTGCAAGTTCCTGACAATCGTGAGCAAGTTAAGTGCATGTATTGCGGCGGCGCAGTAATCATTCGCCAAGCAATCCAGTTGGTTTCCTCCGCCGTGAATTTGGATAATTTGATGGAACTGGCTAGAGCCGCTCTGGATGCAAACAATCCCAAAGAGGCATACGACTACTTCACCAAAGTTTTAGAGCACGATCCTAAAAATCCTTCTGCGTGGGCAGGCAAGGGCGAGGCGGCTGGGTGGATGTCAACTTTGGGCAATTTCAGACTGACGGAGATGCTTGCAGGACTCAACAATGCGATCAGCTACGCGGACGATGAATCTCAGTCGTTAATGTGCGAGCGTTGCTCGAACACGGTCAACACGGTTGCGATGGCCTGCTTTTCCCTCGCTCGAAATCATGTGCTGGAGTTCGCGGGAGTAGAGGGTGCTTGGGTAGAATATTTGGACCGGTGTGAAACCATCGTTGCTGCTCTAGAGGCTGGCCTTTCTTTCGACCCGAGCAGCAGGACGGCGATAGAGAACATCATCCTAATTTGCGTCAGAAATGCCGAAGGTCTCAGCTTCAAAAACTACGACAATCTTCCAAGTTCGCTTTTCGTAAGCGAACAATACGAATCAGTTCTGAGAGCTAGGATCGACAAGTATTCGGCAACAATGAAATTGTTAAACCCTGGTTTTACCAAACCTGTGATTCAAAAGGTTTCGAGCAGTGCCGGGTGGGATTTTCTGCGTGCCTTATCGGGCTAG
- a CDS encoding cysteine desulfurase, translating into MSDSQQVDWSALRKDFPVLDQQVHGQPLVYFDNAATSQKPRQVVQALVNYYERDNANVHRGIHELSMRATNHFEAARERAAKFIHARSPDEIIWTRGTTEGINLVATAWGNQFIKAGDVILLTEMEHHSNIVPWQLLAQRTGAELRFLPITGDIGLLDLNRLDEFLTDRVKLFSMVHISNSLGTINPVIELCARARKKGITTLVDAAQSAGHRPLDVQEIGCDFLAVSGHKMCGPTGIGFLYGRGEILEQMPPYHGGGEMILTAEYQKSTYKPAPHKFEAGTPDISGPIGLHAAMDYLDALGRDKIAEHDMAMGAYAFERLTALKNIRIFGPHIGRAGLVSFLLDDIHAHDVTELANQKGVALRGGHHCTQPLMRKLGVESTSRASFYFYNTTAEIDRLVTVLADIQKFFGA; encoded by the coding sequence ATGAGCGATTCACAGCAAGTTGATTGGTCGGCCTTACGGAAGGATTTTCCGGTCCTGGATCAGCAGGTTCATGGACAGCCGTTGGTTTACTTCGACAACGCCGCCACGTCGCAGAAGCCGCGACAGGTGGTGCAGGCGCTGGTCAACTATTACGAGCGCGACAACGCCAACGTGCACCGTGGCATTCACGAACTCAGCATGCGCGCGACGAATCACTTCGAAGCCGCCCGCGAACGCGCCGCGAAGTTCATTCACGCCCGCAGCCCTGACGAGATCATCTGGACACGCGGCACCACCGAGGGCATCAACCTCGTCGCCACGGCCTGGGGCAACCAGTTCATCAAGGCGGGCGACGTCATCCTGCTCACGGAGATGGAGCATCACAGCAACATCGTGCCGTGGCAGTTGCTCGCGCAGCGGACCGGCGCGGAACTGCGCTTCCTGCCCATCACCGGCGATATTGGCCTGCTCGACCTGAACCGGCTGGATGAATTTTTGACCGACCGCGTGAAGCTTTTCTCGATGGTTCACATTTCGAACTCGCTCGGCACCATCAATCCCGTCATCGAATTGTGCGCCCGCGCGCGCAAGAAGGGCATCACCACGCTGGTGGATGCGGCGCAGAGCGCGGGGCATCGTCCGCTGGACGTGCAGGAGATCGGCTGCGACTTCCTCGCCGTGTCCGGCCACAAGATGTGCGGCCCGACGGGCATTGGTTTTCTCTACGGCCGCGGTGAAATCCTGGAGCAGATGCCGCCCTACCACGGCGGCGGCGAAATGATTCTCACGGCCGAATACCAGAAGAGCACCTACAAGCCCGCGCCGCACAAGTTCGAGGCCGGCACCCCGGACATCTCCGGTCCCATCGGGCTGCACGCCGCGATGGACTACCTCGATGCCCTCGGCCGCGACAAAATCGCGGAGCACGACATGGCAATGGGCGCGTATGCGTTCGAGAGGCTGACCGCGCTGAAGAACATCCGCATCTTCGGTCCGCACATCGGTCGCGCGGGTCTGGTGAGCTTCCTCCTGGACGACATCCATGCGCACGACGTGACCGAGCTGGCGAACCAGAAAGGCGTCGCGTTGCGCGGCGGCCATCACTGCACGCAACCGCTGATGCGCAAGCTCGGTGTGGAATCCACGAGCCGCGCGAGCTTTTACTTCTACAACACGACCGCGGAAATCGACCGGCTCGTCACGGTGCTCGCGGACATTCAAAAATTCTTCGGCGCATGA